The Triticum aestivum cultivar Chinese Spring chromosome 4B, IWGSC CS RefSeq v2.1, whole genome shotgun sequence sequence ggcttgggtccatttttaggtttcttcccgggagtgacaactttcttgtcattcttcttgaagttcccattctttctacccttgcccttcttcttgaaactggtggtcttgttaaccatcaacacttgatgcgcctTCTTGATTTtaacctccgcggcctttagcatcgcgaagagctcgggaatagtcttttccaccccttgcatattgtagttcatcacaaagcctttgtagcttggtggcagtgattgaagaactctatcaatgacacaatcatatggaagattaactcccagctgagtcaagtgattatggtacccacacattctgagtatgtgttcactaacagaactgttctcctccatcttgcagctatagaacttgttggagacttcatatctctcaactcgggcatttgcttgaaatattaacttcaactcctggaacatctcatatggtccatgacgttcaaaacgtctttgaagtcccgattctaagccgtaaagcatggcacactgaactaacgagtagtcatcatatcaagcttgccaggcgttcacaacatcagcttctgctcctgcagcaggccttgcacctagccgtgcatcaaggacataattcttctgtgcagcaatgaggataatcctcaagttacggacccagcccgtgtagttgctaccatcatctttcaacttagctttctctaggaacgcattaaaatttaagggaacggtagcacgggccattgatctacaacatagatatgcaaaaaactatcaggactaagttcatgataaattaagttcaattaatcatattacttaagaactcccacttagacatccctcaagtcatctaaatgatacatgatccaaatcaactaaaccatgtccgatcatcacatgagatggagtagttttcaatggtgaacatctctatgttgatcatatctactatatgattcacgttcgacctttcagtctccagtgtttcgaggccatatcagtatatgctaggctcgtcaagtttaacccgagtattccgcgtgtgcaaaactggcttgcgcccgttgtatttgaacatagagcctatcacacccgatcatcacatggtatcgcaacacgaagaactttcgcaacggtgcatacttggggagaacacttataccttgaaattttagtaagggatcatcttataatactaccgccgtactaagcaaaataagatgcataaaagataagcatcacatgcaatcaaaatatgtgacatggtatggccatcatcatcttgtgcttttgatcttcatCATCGAAGCAACATCATGATATCcatcttcaccggcttgacaccttgatctccatcgtagcatcgtggtcgtctcgccaaccattgcttctacgactatcgctaccgcttagtgataaagtaaagcaattacatagaatttgtatttcatacaataaagcgacaatcatatggctcctgccagttgccgataactttttacaaaaacatggtcatctcatacaacatcttatatcacgtcatgtcttgaccatatcacatcacaacatgccctacaaaaacaagttagacatcctctactttattTGTTGCTAGTTTTATGCGGCTGCTACGGGCTTCCAACATGAACCGTCCATACCtatggcacaaaaaccacaacggtgatttatcaagtttgttgttttaaccttcacaaggaccagccgcagtcaaattcgattcaactaaagttggagaaacagacacccgccagccacctttatgcaaaactagttgcatgtctgtcggtggaacagatctcatgaacgcggtcatgtaaggttggtccgggccgcttcatccaacaataccgccgaataaaaataagacattgatggtaagcagtatgacgatcaccgcccacaactctttgtgttctactcatgcatatcaactacgcatagacttggctcggatgccaccgtcgggaaacgtagcatgcaatttcaaagattttcctacgctcacgcaagatctatctaggagatgcatagcaacgagagggggagagtgtgtccacataccctcgtagaccaaaagtggaagcgttaacttaacgcggttgatgtagtcgaacgtcttctcgaatcaaccgatcaagtaccgaacgtatgacacctccgagttctgcacacgttcagctcgatgacgtccctcgaactcttgatccagtagaggtatgaaggagatgagttccatcagcatggcggcgtggtggtggtgatggtgatgtgatccgtgcagggctttgcctaagcactacaacaatatgaccggaggagtaaacggtggagggggtaccgcacacggctaagacacaACTTTTGTGCTTTGGGGTGTCcctctgcccccatatataaaggagggagaggggagagggctggccagggcgcgcccccaaggggggagtcctactaggactcacagtccaattcggacccccttCCTTTCCggaggggaaaaagggggaagggagagagagagggagaaggaaaggggggccgcacccccacccctagtccaattcggactccccatggggggcccacctcctgtggcctgcctcctcctctcccctatggcccatgaggcccattacttctcccggggaggtccggtaacccctcggtactccaaaaatactCAAATCActccagaaccattccggtgtccaaatataacattccaatatatcaatctttacctctcgatcattttgagactcctcttatgttcgtgatctcatgcgtgactccgaacaaccttcggtcaccaaaacacgtaactcatataatacatatcatcatcgaacattaagcgtgcgggccctacgggtttgagagctatgtagacatgaatgagacacctctccgatgaataaccaatagcggaacctggatactcatattggttctcacatattctacgaagatctttatcggtcgaaccgcaatgtcaacatacgttattccctttgtcatcggtatgttacttgcccgagattccatcgtcggtatcttcatacctagttcaatctcgttaccggcaagtctctttactcgttctgtagtgcatcatctcgtaactaactcattagtcacattgcttgcaaggcttcatatgatgtgcattaccgagagggcccagagatacctctccgatactcctaatctcgatctatgccaacccaacaaacaccttcagagatacctgtagagcatctttataatcacccagttacattgtgatgtttgatagcacacaaggcattcctgcggtgtccaggagttgcataatctcatagtcggaggaatatatatttgacacgaagaaagcagtagcaataaaactgaacgatcattatgctaagctaacggatgggtcttgtccatcacatcattccactaatgatgtgatcccgttcatcaaatgacaactcatgtccatggctaggaaacttaaccatctttgatcaacgagctagtctagtagaggcatactagggacacggtgttttgtctatgtattcacacatgtatcaagtttccggttaatacaattctagcatgaataataaacaaatatcatgaataaggaaatataaaataacaactttagtattgcctctagggcatatttccttcaaaaactcaAATTCGAAAAGAAATCCttagtttggaaaaagttcatgaatttgtaaaaaaaaatcatggatttgaaaagCTTCATAAATTTAgaaaaagtttcatgaatttgggaaaagttcaaaaaaaatgaaaattgATTTCGAGAAaaatttgacaaaagtttggaaaAACTTCACAAATTTGGGAAAAAGCGCGTGATTTTTACagagagttcatgaatttgaaaacgtCATGATTTGGAAAAAGTTTGTGAAAATTAAAAAAAGCTCAAAACAAATTTGAAAATAAGTCAAAAACTAAAAAGATGTTAGCAAAATTTGGAAACAACTTCATGAATTTGAGTGTTCACACATttgataaataaaaaggaaaggaaaaaacaatgaaaaaacaaaaaaacaaagaataaCTGGCCAGCGCGAAACACATAACCACCTAAAAAACCACTATAGTGCGTTATATGGGCCAGACCGGTAGTTCCTAGGGGGGGTGCGCTAGTTGCCAAATGGAATTTAGTTGACGCTTAAGGCATCAGATAGGGTTTGGGGTCAGCAAGGTGCCTCATGGCTTGGAAGAGGTTATGTAGGCCTTTTGACTATGATGGGCTAGGTATTGTTGATAATAAAAATAGTCGGGCTCTCTAATGCAGATGGTTGTGGCTGGGGCGGACAGATGTGGAGAGGCCTTGGAAAGATCTCCCTCTTCTCGTTGATGAGCATGTTGTTTTGCTGTTCCAAGCTTCAACAAAAGCTGAGATTTGGAATTGAACTAAGATTCTATTCTGCGATGATAATTGGTTGGGTTATGGTGCTCCAAGGAAGTTGTTCTCGGACCTGTTTTCTCACATAAAGGAAAAAAAATAAGCACTCACTCTGTGATGGCCTATTGCAGATTGCGTGGATCTTCGCGATCAAGCCTAGGCCAGGCCTCAAAGTATTGCAGGACTACCTTCAGCTTTGGAATGCCATGTAGGATAGAATGATGTCGCAAAGACGTGATAAGATCGCTTGGAGATGGACAATAGATGGCTTCTACTCTTTGGAATCTTCTTACAACATCCAATTCATTGGCGGTTCTCCATCCAACCTTGGCCCTTATATCTGGAAGGCCCCGGTGCCGTAGAAGCTGAAGCTCGCTGCCTGCTATGCGTCCAAGAGGAATCGTCTTACCAAGCGTGGCAAGAAGCATGACCCTATTCGCCCCCTGTGTTCCAGCGCTCTAGAGACGGCGTTGCACATCTTCATGCAATACCCTTTCTCCATAGAGCTGTGGTACAGGGCGTTCGACTTCTTCAGTATCCCTTTGAACCTCGCTCTCATGGTGGATACGGTCTCATTCAGTGGTTTGTGGGAGCAGGGCTATGCTGTGGCTGCTACCTAGGCGCACATGGAGAAATGGTCGGCCACTGCAACCACTGTTTCGTGGTTCATATGGATTGAGTGGAGCGCTCAGGTATTCAGGGCTACTACGTAAACTACCGATGACATAATATATAAAATCAGAGAGGAACCGTCAGAATGGAGATTTGACAAGATTAGAGGGGCTTCAATTCTTTTGCCATTGGGTACCTAATGGAGGTGATCAAAGGTCATAAACTTCTGCGCCCTGCCAATGTTGCGCGAGCTGCGACTAGTAAGATATGGATACCTCTCCATAGATTATCTtatgtttggtttttctttctctACCCTTTGTAACATGTGTGGTTTAACCATGCAATTATGTAAGATAATTTTCTCCTTATTACACATGCATGAATACTTTGCTGATCTTTGTCAAAAAATTGTTTTTGTTTCCATCCATATCCATGGAGAAACACACATGAGTTCAACGCCGgagtggccattgtggtggagagATGCAACCAAGTCTCTGGAATTATAGATGCTAAGAATATTCACTCCAGATTCCAGAAACCTGCTGAGAATATTTCATCCCTTGTCTCCCCGGTTGTGGTTCATGTGCATGCGATTAGTACCAGTAGTTTTATTTTCTTGAACCAATTAATATGATGCTTCGtcggtcccaaaataagtgtctcaatgtTTAGTATAAAATTGTACTTCCCCTGATCTATACTATTTGTCACTCGAATaaatgtatttagatgtattttagtgcTATATATATTTATTTAAATCACAAGTAATATGAATGGAAGGAAAAACTAAAGTTAAaacacttattttgagatggatGAAGGCGATAAAAAGCTGTTATCGGCGTTTCCAATGGAAAGAAGAAGCGGTCGGCGTACCCAGCGTGTGTGCAAGGTGTGCCCTGGCACACCCAGAAATTTGCAAATTTATTTTGTACCATATGGTATTTAGGCCCAAAACAACAAAGGCCCAGCGTCCCAGCCCATCTGCTCACGAGCCAGCAATACAGAGGCGCTCGTCTCGCTCGTTGGTCAGCCAGAGCAGAAGGCGCACGCAACTCGCAGTCGAAAACCTAATCCCCAATCCTCATCTGGCATCCGGCCATCCCCAATTCCCCATCCCCATCCAGCCCTCCCGCCGGGGCCGTCCGGCCATCCGGGCGTCCGCCGCTCCGTCCTGTCATTCCACCAAGAAGAGACGCCGCTCCGCTCCCCTTCGAAGGAGCGCTGCCTTGTGCCTTGCCTGCCTGCTCCCTGCTGGATCTCCCTCTACCACGAGCAGCCAGCCCGCCAGTCGCCAGACGTCGGTCCGAACTCTGAAGCAAGGCAGCAAGCACTCGGCGCCGCGGGCCGCCGATCCGGAGCGCGGAGGAGATGACGGGCTGTTGCCCAAGCTCCTGAATGGCTGATTCCCCCTGAATCCCTAGTTTCTGACGCCCTTTGGCCTTTGGGTGAGTATCTGTCAGTACTCTGTATCAGCACTGCTCTGTATATATGTTCAGTTAATTTGCTGTCAATTGATTCTTAAATCTGTGCATGAGGGATGATATTTGGTGCAAGCCTTTGGGTGAGGAAATATGTTGTACTTCAGAATCATTTGTTGCTGATATGAAGGAAAAAAGACTTGCTATCTCCGAGTGTTTTATCATATCATAGTCCAGTGGGGTGGGGATTTATGTACAGTAGAGTGGGGATTTATCATATCATCTGTAGAAAGGATATCATTATTCATTGTGCATCACTGAATATTAGTAGATTGGAAATCAAGTCCAGTACCATTTATTTCTCTTGTGTTATATATATTTTTGCTTGCTTGCCAATGTTGCCTCTAACAGTTGTGCTTTTTGTTGTAATTGTAGAATCGAAGATGAAGAGGAATGGTGACATTAAGTCCTTTTTTCAGAATTATGAGGCTGCTAAAAGAAGGAAGGTTGCAACCGAAGAGCAACCTGAAGATATAGTGTCAAATATTGAAGATGAAGCAGTCCATTCTCCACCTCGAGTCCATTCTGCAGAGATTGAATTTGATATTGGAGATGAAGCAGTCCATTCCGATGCAGAGATTGAAAGTGATAGTGAAGATGAAGCAGTCCATTCTCCGTGTGCAAGGCCATATAATATTCAAAGGCTTCCTCCTGATCCAGGGTAGAGGATTCCTATTTCAGAGTATGATGTCGATGATCAAGATGAAGTTCGGAGACGATACATTGCAAAGCAAGCAGTCCAACCATATGCACACAACTTTCAAGTCAGGAAAATCTATGGTAAAAATCGACACTTCAACTTTGTTTGGTTTGAGACCTACAAATGGTTAGAATATAGTGTCAAATACGAGGCAGCATTTTGCTTTGTGTGTTATTTGTTCAAAGGGAAATCTAATGGGGGCCTAGGGGTGATGCCTTTGTTAATGGTGGTTGGAAAAATTGGTATAAGCCCGATGCATTGGTCAAACATGTTGGTGGTTTTAATAGCATTCACAACAAAGCTCAAGAGAAgtacaatttatttgtggcacCCCAACCATCAATTGATAACATTATGGTGAGGGTGGATAAAGAGGATTTGCGTATGTACAAGGCTAGGCTGACTTATTCACTTAGATGCTTGAGGTTTCTTTTGAACCAAGGATTGGCATTTCGTGGACATGATGAGAGTGAAGAATCTAGCAATAGGGGGAACTTTCTTGAACTTCTTAAATGGCTtttagaaaataatgaagaagttAATAAACTTGTTTTGAACAATGCTTCTAGGAATTGCATCTTGACTAGTCCAAAGATACAAAATCAAATAATTGAATGTTGTGCGGCGCAAACAACTAAAAGAATTATTGAAGATATTGGTGATGACCACTATGCAATCCTGGCTGATGAGTCTAGTGATGCATCTCATAAAGAACAACTTGCTCTCTGCATACGATTTGTTGACAAATCGGGAAGAGGATGTGAGAGgttccttggagttgttcatgtTGCCAATACAACTTCATTGTCACTTAAGGATGCAATTCAAACTTTGCTTAAAGATCATCATTTGACTCCTAGTCAAATATGTGGCAAGGATATGATGGGGCTAGCAACATGAAAGGGGAGATCAAAGGGTTGAAAACATTGATCATGAAAGAGTCACCCTCTGCCTATTACATCCATTGTTTTGCACATCAACTTCAGTTGGTTCTCATAGCTGTGGCAAAGGACAATGAACCATGTTTGTGGTTCTTTGACCACGTTTCTTACTTGCTCAATATTGTTGGAGTTTCTTGTAAGCGCCACGACATGCTTCGAGATGTTAGAGCTCAAAAGGTGTTGGAAGCACTTGAAATGGGTGAGATTGAAAGTGGAAGTGGGCTAAATCAAGAGATGGGACTAGCTAGACCCGGCGACACTCGTTGGGGTTCTCATTTTAAAACCATTATGCACATTGTTAGCATTTATTCCACaatccttgaagtacttgatgctaTTGGaaaagatccttcacaaaaaaGTGAGTGGACAAGAATACGTGGAGTTGCTCAAGCCTTTGAATCATTTGACTTTGTTTTCAATCTTCACTTGATGCTTGTTATTCTTGGCTATACAAATGAGTTGTCCAAATCTTTGCAAAAGAGAGATCAATGAATCTAGTGAAAAATAAGTTGAGGACTACTATGAGTGATGATCGCTTGAATGATTGCTTGGTGACATTTATTGAACGGGATGTGTTCATGGAAGTAAGCAAAGATGACATAGTTGATGCTTTCATGGCAATGCAAAAACGTAGAGTTACCTAGTGATGTAATTTTCTACTTGTGCTTCTTTAATGTAAGACTAGTATTGTAATTGAGCACATCTGAGATATATTTTGTGAACTAAATTGTTATGAGATTTGCATTAAGATACTCATGTATTATTTTGCCATATTTTGTCTGACACATTGAGTAGGTGGGAATTTTTTTAGAGTGTGCACACCCTTCATTTTTTTCCTGGGTCCGCCACTGCTTGAGAGCTCCGGGGGACAGACATATGTTGCGCTTGGAAGTACGTCAACAAAAACCTATGCAAACGGTTATGTGGAGCATAAACTCGGAATATTGAGAGGAATATCTTCCGATGCGCCAAATGTGACGCAGTTCAGCGCAAACGGATGACGATTCGTTATTGAACGTAACGGAAAGTCCACATCAGGTTTCCCGTTACGCGGCACCCTCTTTTTCTCGAGCACAAGAAATCACCTGTGGCGGAGGCGCTTCCAGGCCGGTTCGCCGTTCGCTCACCGCCACACTCTTTTTCTCCTCTCCCTTATCATCTTCCCGTACGTCCACCTACATTCCACAAACCGATGGAGATAAACCACACGAATTTCCTGGCACGGTAGGCACGGTCCAGCTAGCTAGCGACCATGGCAATCGCACTGGCAGCCTTCCTGCTGCTGCCGCTCTTCTCCCTCGGCGCTCTCTTCGTCCTCCGCGCGTGGAGACTCGTCGACaagaaggcggcggcgcagcggcAGAAGAACTCGCCGAGGACCCGGCCGTACCTGCTGCTCGGCCACCTGCCGCAGTTCCTGGCCAACCGGCACCGCATATTGGACTGGCTCACCGAGGTGCTCGCGCGCCAGCCCACGTGCACGCTCGTGTTCCGCCGGCCGGGCGGCATCCGGGGCGTCATCACCGCCAACCCGGCGAATCTGGAGCACATCATGCGCGCCAGCTTCGATAACTATCCCAAGGGCCCGCGCTTCGCGTCGCTGCTCCACGACTTCCTGGGTCGGGGCATCTTCAACGCCgacggcgaggcgtggcgcgcgcagCGGAAGGCGGCCAGCTACGAGTTCAACACGCGCTCGCTGCGCCTCTTCGTGGCGCGAAGCGTGCACATCGAGCTCCATGGCAGGCTCCTCCCGCTGCTGCGCCGTGCCGCCGGCTCCGGCGGCCACCTCGACCTACAGGACACGCTCGAGCGGTACGCGTTTGACAATATCTGCCGCGTCGCCTTCGACCACGACCCCCGCCAGCTCCCCGACGGCGACGCTTGCCCGGAGGTCGAGAGCACCGGGACCGCGAGCAGCAGGTTCGCCGACGCGTTCCGGGACGCTGCCAATCTCAGCGCGGGCAGGTTCCGGTACGCCATCCCAGGATTCTGGAAGATAAAGAAGGCCCTCAACCTGGGTTCCGAGCGgcggctgcgcgagtccatcgcCATAGTGCATGGCTTCGCTGATGACATCATCCGGTCGCGGCGGGAGGAGATGAACATGGGATGCGAGAAGCACGACCTCCTGTCGCGGTTCATGGTGAGCCAGGGCGAGAGCTACACCGAGAGGGCCCTCCGAGACGTGGTGATCAGCTTCCTGCTCGCCGGACGGGAAACGACATCCTCCGCTCTCACCTGGTTCTTCTGGCTGCTGTCCTCGCGCCCGGACGTGGAGCGCCGCATCCGCGACGAGGTCGCCGCCGTGCGCGCCCGCCGAGCGATCGGCGATCTCGGCAGAGCCGGGTTCGACCTCGACGAGCTGAGGGAGATGCACTACGTGCACGCGGCCATCACGGAGTCAATGCGACTGTACCCGCCGGTGCCGGTGAACTCGCTGCAAGCGAAGGCCGCGGATGTTCTTCCGGACGGCACGGCGGTGGAGGCGGGGTGGTTCGTGGCGTACAACTCGTAT is a genomic window containing:
- the LOC123092927 gene encoding cytochrome P450 94B3 — translated: MAIALAAFLLLPLFSLGALFVLRAWRLVDKKAAAQRQKNSPRTRPYLLLGHLPQFLANRHRILDWLTEVLARQPTCTLVFRRPGGIRGVITANPANLEHIMRASFDNYPKGPRFASLLHDFLGRGIFNADGEAWRAQRKAASYEFNTRSLRLFVARSVHIELHGRLLPLLRRAAGSGGHLDLQDTLERYAFDNICRVAFDHDPRQLPDGDACPEVESTGTASSRFADAFRDAANLSAGRFRYAIPGFWKIKKALNLGSERRLRESIAIVHGFADDIIRSRREEMNMGCEKHDLLSRFMVSQGESYTERALRDVVISFLLAGRETTSSALTWFFWLLSSRPDVERRIRDEVAAVRARRAIGDLGRAGFDLDELREMHYVHAAITESMRLYPPVPVNSLQAKAADVLPDGTAVEAGWFVAYNSYAMGRMESVWGEDALAYRPERWLDTAEGTFRPESPFRYMAFHAGPRICLGKEMAYIQMKSIVACVLEEFEFAVDGAYRPRQVASLTLRMADGLPVAVKARVN